Proteins encoded within one genomic window of Streptomyces kaniharaensis:
- a CDS encoding SGNH/GDSL hydrolase family protein, whose protein sequence is MLRRARKAIRRFPHRRNSTALAAVALGAAFALTSTTAQAATPAPRHYVALGDSYAAGAGVPGQSAGLCLRSDHNYGHLVAAALKAGTYTDVTCAAAKIKAITEPQYDLFLRVNDPQLDAVTHDTDLVSLTLGGNDLGTSDIGIGDVIATCIAGAVVNPLGTPCQDVYNHGHWDWSSWSWQYGDDTLADRIDAAQPQLADALKRIHAKAPKAKVLLVGYPTVIPADGSSCVLRQPIAPRDIPYLHRTLGKLNAMLKSIAAANGAIYVDTQTATAGHDACSDDRWIEGALPGSPAVPFHPNATGERVMANAVLAALR, encoded by the coding sequence GTGCTCCGCCGTGCCCGGAAAGCCATCCGGCGTTTCCCCCACCGCAGGAATTCCACCGCGCTCGCCGCCGTCGCCCTCGGCGCCGCTTTCGCGCTCACCTCCACCACGGCCCAGGCCGCCACCCCCGCCCCGCGGCACTACGTGGCGCTCGGCGACTCGTACGCCGCCGGCGCCGGCGTCCCCGGCCAGTCGGCCGGCCTGTGCCTGCGCTCCGACCACAACTACGGCCACCTGGTCGCCGCCGCCCTCAAGGCCGGCACGTACACCGACGTCACGTGCGCCGCCGCCAAGATCAAGGCGATCACCGAGCCGCAGTACGACCTGTTCCTGCGGGTCAACGACCCGCAGTTGGACGCGGTCACCCACGACACCGACCTGGTGAGCCTCACCCTCGGCGGCAACGACCTCGGCACCAGCGACATCGGGATCGGCGACGTGATCGCCACCTGCATCGCCGGCGCGGTGGTCAACCCGCTGGGCACGCCCTGCCAGGACGTCTACAACCACGGCCACTGGGACTGGAGCAGCTGGTCCTGGCAGTACGGCGACGACACCCTCGCCGACCGGATCGACGCCGCGCAGCCGCAACTCGCCGACGCGCTCAAACGGATCCACGCCAAGGCCCCCAAGGCCAAGGTGCTGCTGGTGGGTTACCCCACGGTGATCCCGGCCGACGGCTCCTCGTGCGTGCTGCGCCAGCCCATCGCGCCGCGTGACATCCCGTACCTGCACCGCACGCTGGGCAAGCTCAACGCGATGCTCAAGTCCATCGCGGCGGCGAACGGTGCGATCTACGTGGACACCCAGACCGCGACCGCCGGGCACGACGCGTGCTCCGACGACCGCTGGATCGAGGGCGCGCTGCCCGGCTCGCCCGCGGTGCCGTTCCACCCGAACGCGACCGGCGAGCGGGTGATGGCGAACGCGGTGCTCGCCGCGCTGCGGTAG
- a CDS encoding FAD-binding dehydrogenase — MALDADVIVIGAGLAGLTATAELADAGRKVILLDQEPAASFGGQAHWSFGGLFLVDSPEQRRMRIRDSHALAWQDWLGTAGFDRPEDAWPRRWAEAYVDFAAGEKRSWLRGMGVRFFPVVGWAERGGLLADGPGNSVPRFHITWGTGPGLLEPFVRRVRAAAARGLVDLRFRYRVTGLAATAGVTDTVTGEVLVPSTAARGEASSREVAGRFELRAQAVIVTSGGIGGNHELVRKAWPARLGSPPARMLSGVPAHVDGLMLDVAGAAGASLINGDRMWHYTEGIENWDPIWARHGIRILPGPSSLWLDATGRRLPVPLFPGFDTLGTLDHIMATGHGHTWFVLNRRIIEKEFTLSGSEQNPDLTGRSVRGVLRRALPGAPGPVKGHLRHGPDFVVASNLADLARGMNAKTREALIDPDELRRTVEARDRQLANPFAKDLQVTAIHGARRYLGDKLVRTAAPHRILDPAAAPLIAVRLNILTRKSLGGLETDLAARVLRPDGEVLPGVYAAGEAAGFGGGGVHGYRSLEGTFLGGCLFSGRTAGRAAAEATA, encoded by the coding sequence ATGGCCCTGGACGCCGACGTCATCGTCATCGGAGCGGGGCTCGCCGGCCTCACCGCGACCGCCGAACTCGCCGACGCCGGACGGAAGGTGATCCTGCTCGACCAGGAGCCCGCGGCCTCGTTCGGCGGCCAGGCGCACTGGTCCTTCGGCGGCCTGTTCCTCGTCGACTCGCCCGAGCAGCGCCGGATGCGGATCCGCGACTCGCACGCCCTCGCCTGGCAGGACTGGCTGGGCACCGCCGGCTTCGACCGGCCCGAGGACGCCTGGCCGCGCCGCTGGGCCGAGGCCTACGTCGACTTCGCGGCCGGCGAGAAGCGCTCCTGGCTGCGCGGCATGGGCGTGCGCTTCTTCCCCGTCGTCGGCTGGGCCGAGCGCGGCGGCCTGCTCGCCGACGGGCCCGGCAACTCGGTGCCGCGCTTCCACATCACCTGGGGCACCGGGCCCGGGCTGCTCGAACCCTTCGTCCGCCGGGTCCGGGCCGCCGCCGCGCGGGGCCTGGTCGACCTGCGGTTCCGATACCGGGTCACCGGACTGGCCGCCACCGCGGGCGTCACCGACACCGTCACCGGTGAAGTGCTGGTGCCCAGCACGGCGGCCCGCGGCGAGGCCAGCTCGCGCGAGGTCGCCGGCCGGTTCGAACTGCGCGCCCAGGCCGTGATCGTCACCTCAGGCGGCATCGGCGGCAACCACGAACTCGTCCGCAAGGCCTGGCCCGCCCGGCTCGGCAGCCCGCCCGCCCGGATGCTCTCCGGCGTGCCCGCACACGTCGACGGCCTGATGCTGGACGTCGCGGGCGCGGCCGGGGCCAGCCTGATCAACGGTGACCGGATGTGGCACTACACCGAGGGCATCGAAAACTGGGACCCGATCTGGGCCCGGCACGGTATCCGCATCCTGCCCGGCCCGTCCTCGCTCTGGCTGGACGCCACCGGCCGCCGGCTGCCCGTCCCGCTGTTCCCCGGCTTCGACACCCTCGGCACGCTGGACCACATCATGGCCACCGGACACGGCCACACCTGGTTCGTTCTCAACCGGCGCATCATCGAGAAGGAGTTCACCCTCTCCGGCTCCGAGCAGAACCCAGACCTCACCGGCCGGTCCGTGCGCGGCGTGCTGCGCCGCGCCCTGCCCGGTGCCCCCGGGCCGGTCAAGGGTCACCTGCGGCACGGGCCCGACTTCGTCGTCGCGAGCAACCTCGCCGACCTTGCCCGCGGCATGAACGCGAAGACCCGCGAGGCGCTGATCGACCCGGACGAGCTGCGCCGCACCGTCGAGGCCCGGGACCGTCAGCTGGCCAACCCCTTCGCCAAGGACCTCCAGGTCACCGCCATCCACGGCGCCCGCCGCTACCTCGGCGACAAGCTCGTCCGCACCGCCGCCCCGCACCGCATCCTCGACCCGGCCGCCGCCCCGCTGATCGCCGTCCGGCTCAACATCCTCACCCGCAAGTCGCTCGGCGGCCTGGAGACCGACCTCGCCGCCCGCGTCCTGCGTCCCGACGGCGAGGTGCTGCCCGGCGTGTACGCGGCGGGCGAGGCGGCCGGGTTCGGCGGCGGCGGCGTCCACGGCTACCGCTCCCTGGAGGGCACCTTCCTCGGCGGCTGCCTCTTCTCCGGACGCACGGCCGGCCGCGCGGCGGCGGAGGCAACAGCCTGA
- the nicT gene encoding Nickel transporter NicT has protein sequence MASPAAGAPPVRWRDRLTREEWIRLAGMGGFILALHVVGWFTLLALVAPEHYDVGGQVFGAGMGLTAYTLGMRHAFDADHIAAIDNTTRKLMGQGKRPLSVGFWFSLGHSSIVFGLCALLAFGIRSLADQVEADDSTLHRATGLIGTTVSGTFLLLLGLINLGAFNGILKVFRRMREGEYDEAELERQLERRGLMNRILGRVTRAVTKPWHMYPVGLLFGLGFDTATEVSLLVLAGGAAAFSLPWYALLTLPVLFAAGMSLLDTIDGSFMNFAYEWAFSKPVRKIYYNLTVTGLSVLVALVIGLIELIGLVGEKLDITSGPIAWIGGLNLNVVGYAIVGLFVLTWAGAIAFWKFGNVEEKWSAGLAAAATESD, from the coding sequence ATGGCAAGCCCCGCCGCAGGTGCCCCGCCCGTCAGATGGCGCGACCGGCTCACCCGTGAGGAGTGGATCCGCCTGGCCGGCATGGGCGGCTTCATCCTCGCGCTGCACGTCGTCGGCTGGTTCACCCTGCTCGCGCTCGTCGCGCCCGAGCACTACGACGTGGGCGGCCAGGTGTTCGGCGCGGGCATGGGACTCACCGCCTACACCCTCGGCATGCGGCACGCCTTCGACGCGGACCACATCGCGGCGATCGACAACACCACCCGCAAGCTGATGGGCCAGGGCAAGCGCCCGCTGTCGGTCGGCTTCTGGTTCTCGCTCGGCCACTCCTCGATCGTCTTCGGCCTCTGCGCCCTGCTGGCCTTCGGCATCCGCTCGCTCGCCGACCAGGTCGAGGCCGACGACTCGACGCTGCACAGGGCCACCGGCCTGATCGGCACCACCGTCTCCGGGACGTTCCTGCTCCTGCTCGGCCTGATCAACCTGGGCGCCTTCAACGGCATCCTCAAGGTGTTCCGCCGGATGCGCGAGGGCGAGTACGACGAGGCCGAGCTCGAACGCCAGCTGGAGCGGCGCGGGCTGATGAACCGGATCCTCGGCCGGGTGACCCGGGCCGTCACCAAGCCCTGGCACATGTACCCGGTGGGCCTGCTGTTCGGGCTGGGCTTCGACACCGCCACCGAGGTGTCCCTGCTGGTGCTGGCCGGCGGCGCGGCGGCCTTCTCGCTGCCCTGGTACGCGCTGCTCACCCTGCCGGTCCTGTTCGCGGCCGGGATGAGCCTGCTGGACACCATCGACGGCTCGTTCATGAACTTCGCCTACGAGTGGGCGTTCTCCAAGCCGGTCCGCAAGATCTACTACAACCTGACCGTCACCGGCCTGTCCGTCCTGGTCGCGCTGGTGATCGGGCTGATCGAGCTGATCGGCCTGGTCGGCGAGAAGCTGGACATCACCAGCGGCCCGATCGCCTGGATCGGCGGGCTGAACCTCAACGTCGTGGGCTACGCGATCGTCGGCCTGTTCGTGCTCACCTGGGCCGGGGCGATCGCCTTCTGGAAGTTCGGCAACGTCGAGGAGAAGTGGTCGGCGGGCCTGGCCGCGGCGGCGACCGAGTCCGACTGA